From Myxococcus stipitatus, one genomic window encodes:
- a CDS encoding sensor histidine kinase, which produces MSRSAPVILSFRRTFALLIILVVLPSAGLSGFGVVAIINERAAVEKRLEAAWRGTLETLSQELPSALASARLEDEGGALRLVASDGRVLSEPAGTFLLEGGRAMTEDPQLAESLATVVPEASSLPESPTFFSLAAGNHTVLVVAEREGQVVRGVRLSVRALEALLTERVEPRAVSSEPVRFTLLPVPRETSGEGGLMGKLVSEVAQARASALGPQVLAERVLSPPLQDFRLVVLPTGEDPVARASTRNRAVYGVLLGLFYLTLTFGVVYTGRVLYREARLSRMKTDFVSLVSHELRTPLTSIRMFIETLALGRLKDPAQMQEILTLLTRETERLSIFIERVLDWSRIEGGRKVYQRESLPVSDVVDSALAAFRAQRLEGGVNLQVEVEQGLPAVLVDKEAVAGALLNLLQNAYKYSGPEDRRIALTARRVRRWVDLTVEDNGVGIAPKDRKRIFERFYRVDNLMTRKTEGSGLGLAIARRIIEAHGGRITVKSEPGRGSRFTIHLPVQKA; this is translated from the coding sequence GTGTCGCGCTCCGCCCCCGTCATCCTCAGCTTCCGGCGCACCTTCGCGCTGCTCATCATCCTGGTGGTGCTGCCCTCCGCCGGCCTGTCGGGCTTCGGCGTGGTGGCCATCATCAACGAGCGCGCCGCGGTGGAGAAACGCCTGGAGGCCGCCTGGCGGGGGACGCTGGAGACGCTGTCCCAGGAGCTGCCCTCCGCCCTGGCCTCGGCGCGGCTGGAGGACGAGGGAGGCGCGCTGCGGCTGGTGGCGAGCGACGGCCGCGTCCTCTCCGAACCGGCGGGCACCTTCCTCCTGGAGGGGGGCCGCGCCATGACGGAGGACCCGCAGCTGGCGGAGTCGCTGGCCACCGTGGTGCCAGAAGCCAGCTCCCTCCCCGAGTCGCCCACCTTCTTCTCGCTCGCGGCCGGCAACCACACCGTGCTGGTGGTGGCCGAGCGCGAGGGCCAGGTGGTGCGCGGCGTGCGGCTGTCGGTGCGCGCGCTGGAGGCCCTGCTGACGGAGCGGGTGGAGCCCCGCGCGGTGTCCAGCGAGCCGGTGCGCTTCACCCTGCTGCCCGTGCCCCGGGAGACCAGCGGCGAGGGCGGGCTGATGGGCAAGCTGGTCTCGGAGGTGGCGCAGGCGCGCGCGAGCGCGCTGGGCCCCCAGGTGCTCGCCGAGCGCGTGCTGTCCCCGCCGCTCCAGGACTTCCGGCTGGTGGTGCTGCCCACGGGCGAGGACCCGGTGGCGCGCGCCTCCACGCGCAACCGCGCCGTGTACGGCGTGCTGCTGGGGCTGTTCTACCTGACGCTCACCTTCGGCGTCGTCTACACCGGCCGGGTGCTCTACCGCGAGGCACGGCTGTCGCGGATGAAGACGGACTTCGTGTCGCTGGTGAGCCATGAGCTGCGCACGCCGCTCACCTCCATCCGCATGTTCATCGAGACGCTGGCGCTGGGCCGGCTCAAGGACCCGGCGCAGATGCAGGAGATCCTCACCCTGCTGACGCGGGAGACGGAGCGGCTGTCCATCTTCATCGAGCGCGTGCTCGACTGGTCGCGCATCGAGGGCGGACGCAAGGTGTACCAACGCGAGTCACTGCCCGTGTCGGACGTGGTGGACTCCGCGCTGGCCGCCTTCCGCGCGCAGCGGCTGGAGGGAGGCGTGAACCTCCAGGTCGAGGTGGAGCAGGGACTGCCCGCCGTGCTCGTGGACAAGGAGGCGGTCGCCGGGGCGCTGCTCAACCTGCTCCAGAATGCCTACAAGTACAGCGGGCCGGAGGACCGCCGCATCGCGCTCACCGCGCGCCGGGTCCGCCGGTGGGTGGACCTGACGGTGGAGGACAACGGCGTGGGCATCGCCCCCAAGGACCGCAAGCGCATCTTCGAACGCTTCTACCGGGTGGACAATCTGATGACCCGAAAGACGGAGGGAAGCGGACTGGGGCTGGCCATCGCCCGGCGAATCATCGAGGCTCACGGCG
- a CDS encoding c-type cytochrome, whose protein sequence is MRRHVLAAVAACVLGLTACEDNTPEESWTRASGSVALSRDDAFLYVVDADTGVLAVVDTARAQKVGEVKVGQGPERVVVGPDDTVYVANRAERSVSVVRRGEWTEAARVGVGVEPMGLAVSPKGDTLYVVNSTALDTTDHGTLMAVDTASLTVRWELPVGEEPRGLALVDGGRRALVSLFKHSDMVTVDLSDSHQPRLVKERTDLYARANLQGSEMEGDIFTPTMGAFFRPRGMSDVVVTPDGKRAFAPTLWAREDPLSPGGQDTGGSLYGGGGPCNTAGVVAPGLVTFDTEDGSPLVDDIDRCRPPPDDEPDFPPSTLVSPERSHPIQGPVAAAVDPSGLWLFVVNRETDNVAILPTDRRSGPDLANGRMSSVRQLVRVGSGPSGIALTRDGRKAYVYNAFDHTVTTLVNDGSGSVANVRAEGSPVAIVGDVLPPQAVAGRKLFYSALDSRMTSPGVAASCASCHLDGREDGHVWGFPDGPRQTPSLAGRKVTQTAPFHWSGEFDSLRDFMDATVRGRMGGTALDGVMVAQLAAFIDVLPTPDNPYRRESPTPAQARGEAVFQKAGCGTCHEGSAFTNNQQANVGTFVLDGGLPDIPAVRQRGLNTPSLLGLARTAPYLHDGSARSLKDRLLQKRQGNMHGDTASLTPAEVDDLVEYLRTL, encoded by the coding sequence ATGAGACGTCATGTGCTGGCCGCGGTGGCGGCCTGTGTGCTCGGGCTGACGGCCTGTGAGGACAACACCCCGGAGGAGAGCTGGACGCGGGCCTCGGGCTCCGTGGCGCTCAGCCGCGACGACGCGTTCCTGTACGTGGTGGACGCGGACACCGGCGTGCTCGCGGTGGTGGACACGGCGCGCGCGCAGAAGGTCGGCGAGGTGAAGGTGGGGCAGGGGCCCGAGCGCGTGGTGGTGGGCCCGGACGACACCGTCTACGTGGCCAACCGCGCCGAGCGCAGCGTGTCCGTGGTGCGCCGGGGCGAGTGGACCGAGGCGGCGCGCGTGGGCGTGGGCGTGGAGCCCATGGGCCTGGCGGTCTCCCCGAAGGGGGACACGCTGTACGTGGTGAACAGCACCGCGCTGGACACGACGGACCACGGCACGCTGATGGCGGTGGACACCGCGTCGCTGACGGTGCGCTGGGAGCTGCCGGTGGGCGAGGAGCCGCGCGGCCTCGCGCTGGTGGACGGCGGCCGGCGCGCGCTGGTCAGCCTGTTCAAGCACAGCGACATGGTGACGGTGGACCTGTCGGATTCGCACCAGCCCCGGCTGGTGAAGGAGCGCACGGACCTGTACGCGCGGGCGAACCTCCAGGGCTCCGAGATGGAGGGGGACATCTTCACGCCCACGATGGGGGCCTTCTTCCGTCCCCGCGGCATGTCGGACGTGGTGGTGACGCCGGATGGCAAGCGCGCCTTCGCCCCCACGCTGTGGGCGCGGGAGGACCCGCTGTCCCCGGGAGGCCAGGACACCGGCGGCTCGCTGTATGGCGGTGGTGGGCCGTGCAACACCGCGGGCGTGGTGGCGCCGGGCCTGGTCACGTTCGACACGGAGGACGGCTCGCCGCTCGTGGACGACATCGACCGCTGCCGTCCGCCTCCCGACGACGAGCCGGACTTCCCGCCCTCCACCCTCGTCAGCCCGGAGCGCAGCCACCCCATCCAGGGCCCGGTGGCCGCGGCGGTGGACCCGTCCGGCCTGTGGCTCTTCGTGGTGAACCGCGAGACGGACAACGTGGCCATCCTCCCCACGGACCGGCGCTCCGGCCCGGACCTGGCCAACGGCCGCATGAGCAGCGTGCGTCAGCTGGTGCGCGTGGGCTCGGGGCCCAGCGGCATCGCGCTGACGCGGGACGGGCGCAAGGCGTATGTCTACAACGCGTTCGACCACACGGTGACGACGCTGGTGAACGACGGCTCCGGCAGCGTGGCGAACGTGCGCGCGGAGGGCTCGCCGGTGGCCATCGTCGGGGACGTGCTGCCGCCCCAGGCGGTGGCGGGGCGCAAGCTGTTCTACTCGGCGCTGGACTCGCGCATGACGAGCCCCGGGGTGGCCGCGTCGTGCGCGTCCTGCCACCTGGATGGCCGCGAGGACGGCCACGTGTGGGGCTTCCCGGACGGGCCCCGCCAGACGCCGAGCCTCGCGGGCCGCAAGGTGACGCAGACGGCCCCGTTCCACTGGAGCGGCGAGTTCGACAGCCTGCGCGACTTCATGGACGCCACGGTGCGTGGACGCATGGGCGGCACCGCCCTGGACGGGGTGATGGTGGCGCAGCTGGCCGCCTTCATCGACGTCCTGCCCACGCCGGACAACCCCTATCGAAGGGAGTCGCCCACGCCGGCGCAGGCGCGCGGCGAGGCCGTGTTCCAGAAGGCGGGCTGTGGGACCTGCCACGAGGGCTCCGCCTTCACCAACAACCAGCAGGCCAACGTCGGCACGTTCGTCCTCGACGGAGGGCTGCCGGACATCCCCGCCGTGCGCCAGCGAGGCCTCAACACGCCGTCCCTGCTGGGGCTGGCGCGCACCGCGCCGTACCTGCATGACGGCAGCGCGCGGTCGCTGAAGGACCGGCTCCTGCAGAAGCGGCAGGGCAACATGCACGGCGACACGGCGTCGCTCACCCCGGCCGAGGTCGACGACCTGGTGGAGTACCTGCGCACGCTGTGA
- a CDS encoding NAD(P)H-dependent glycerol-3-phosphate dehydrogenase has protein sequence MRGSVIGSGSFGTALANVLAVNCEEVRLWGRESTVVDAINARHENPTYLPGIPISDRVRATRELEEALVGSELVVLATPSHATREVVARAKAFLPKHVPIVTVSKGIENETLLTMTELLEDCLPEEFHPYIAVLSGPSFAKELARRMPTVVTIASHWDKVAVRCQKALQTETFRSYTSTDVVGVQYGGALKNVIAIAAGMADGLGMGHNARAAIITRGLAEITRLAVRKGANPLTLSGLSGMGDLVLTCTGELSRNRHVGMELGKGRKLADILSQMKEVAEGVKTARSARDLSLKTGVELPICQQVYLIAYEDKNAKSAVVDLMTRQPKSELV, from the coding sequence ATGCGTGGCAGTGTCATCGGCTCCGGCTCTTTCGGTACGGCCCTGGCGAACGTGCTGGCCGTCAACTGTGAGGAGGTCCGTCTCTGGGGCCGCGAGTCGACGGTGGTCGACGCCATCAACGCCCGGCACGAGAACCCCACGTACCTGCCGGGCATCCCCATCTCCGACCGCGTCCGCGCGACGCGGGAGCTGGAGGAGGCGCTGGTCGGCTCGGAGCTGGTGGTGCTGGCCACGCCCAGCCACGCCACGCGCGAGGTCGTGGCGCGGGCGAAGGCCTTCCTGCCGAAGCACGTCCCCATCGTCACGGTGTCGAAGGGCATCGAGAACGAGACGCTGCTGACGATGACGGAGCTCCTGGAGGACTGCCTGCCGGAGGAGTTCCACCCGTACATCGCGGTGCTGTCCGGGCCGAGCTTCGCCAAGGAGCTGGCGCGGCGCATGCCCACGGTGGTGACCATCGCGTCGCACTGGGACAAGGTGGCGGTGCGCTGCCAGAAGGCGCTCCAGACGGAGACGTTCCGCAGCTACACGTCGACGGACGTCGTGGGCGTGCAGTACGGCGGCGCGCTGAAGAACGTCATCGCCATCGCCGCGGGCATGGCGGACGGGCTGGGCATGGGCCACAACGCGCGCGCGGCCATCATCACGCGGGGCCTGGCGGAGATCACCCGTCTGGCGGTGAGGAAGGGCGCCAACCCGCTGACGCTCTCCGGCCTGTCCGGCATGGGAGACCTGGTGCTGACGTGCACGGGCGAGCTGAGCCGCAACCGCCACGTGGGCATGGAGCTGGGCAAGGGCCGCAAGCTCGCGGACATCCTGTCGCAGATGAAGGAGGTCGCGGAGGGCGTGAAGACGGCCCGCAGCGCGCGCGACCTGTCGCTCAAGACGGGCGTGGAGCTGCCCATCTGCCAGCAGGTGTATCTGATTGCCTACGAGGACAAGAACGCGAAGTCGGCGGTGGTCGACCTGATGACCCGCCAGCCCAAGTCCGAGCTGGTCTGA
- the hflX gene encoding GTPase HflX — protein MKEIYGNTLGLKSSEQQRLRNTFRRRVSPHEIVSPELARHLTELSHETNRQVGVLINRKGEIEHVVVGNAHKLELPDIGRARAGQVRLRGLRLVHTHLKSEPLTKDDLTDLALLRLDCVAAVGVGGEGLPGVLHYAYLVPENGTGEFWRVESMSSVHGNQPDLLDTLDALEEEFNRKAAARAVGGREKAILVAVCLDGNRAMAEASLSELKELARTAGVEVIDSVLQMRREADPRYLIGRGKLEDLNLRSMQSMVDLLIFDKDLSPSQGRHIGEATSLKVLDRTQLILDIFAQRAQSAEGKLQVELAQLKYRLPRLVQSDDSLSRLAGGIGGRGPGETKLEIDRRRVRDRITHLEKRIDAIGRERSVRRAQRNRRELPIISIVGYTNAGKSTLLNAITNAQVLAEDKLFATLDPTSRRLRFPQEREVIITDTVGFIRDLPKDLVAAFRATLEELYDASLLLHVVDAADPARDEQVEAVEKILASLGLMEKPRLMVWNKADLLPAEEVESLLRSRGGVAISAQTREGLASLLAKADTTLFAEGASEAMGVV, from the coding sequence TTGAAGGAAATCTACGGCAACACCCTGGGTCTCAAGTCGAGCGAGCAGCAGCGGCTGCGCAACACCTTCCGTCGGCGGGTGTCCCCGCACGAAATCGTGTCGCCCGAACTCGCCCGCCACCTCACCGAGCTGTCGCACGAGACGAACCGCCAGGTGGGTGTGCTCATCAACCGCAAGGGTGAAATCGAGCACGTCGTCGTCGGCAACGCGCACAAGCTGGAGCTGCCCGACATCGGCCGTGCCCGCGCGGGCCAGGTGCGTCTGCGTGGCCTGCGCCTGGTGCATACCCACCTCAAGAGCGAGCCCCTCACCAAGGACGACCTGACGGACCTGGCGCTGCTGCGCCTGGACTGCGTGGCGGCGGTGGGCGTGGGCGGCGAGGGACTGCCGGGGGTGCTGCACTACGCGTACCTCGTGCCGGAGAACGGCACCGGCGAGTTCTGGCGCGTGGAGTCGATGTCCTCCGTCCACGGCAACCAGCCGGACCTGTTGGACACGCTGGACGCGCTGGAGGAGGAGTTCAACCGCAAGGCGGCGGCGCGCGCGGTGGGCGGCCGGGAGAAGGCCATCCTCGTGGCGGTGTGCCTGGACGGCAACCGCGCCATGGCGGAGGCGAGCCTGTCGGAGCTGAAGGAGCTGGCGCGCACCGCGGGCGTGGAGGTCATCGACAGCGTGCTCCAGATGCGCCGCGAGGCGGACCCCCGCTACCTCATCGGCCGGGGCAAGCTGGAGGACCTCAACCTGCGCTCCATGCAGTCGATGGTGGACCTGCTCATCTTCGACAAGGACCTGAGCCCGTCGCAGGGACGGCACATCGGCGAGGCGACGAGCCTCAAGGTGCTGGACCGCACCCAGCTCATCCTCGACATCTTCGCGCAGCGCGCGCAGAGCGCCGAGGGCAAGCTCCAGGTGGAGCTGGCGCAGCTGAAGTACCGGCTGCCACGGCTGGTGCAGAGCGACGACTCGCTCAGCCGGCTGGCGGGCGGAATCGGCGGACGCGGCCCTGGCGAGACGAAGCTGGAGATCGACCGTCGCCGCGTGCGCGACCGCATCACCCACCTGGAGAAGCGCATCGACGCCATCGGGCGGGAGCGCAGCGTGCGCCGGGCCCAGCGCAACCGGCGCGAGCTGCCCATCATCTCCATCGTCGGCTACACCAACGCGGGCAAGTCCACGCTGCTCAACGCGATAACGAACGCGCAGGTGCTGGCCGAGGACAAGCTGTTCGCCACGCTGGACCCCACCAGCCGCCGGCTGCGCTTCCCCCAGGAGCGCGAGGTCATCATCACCGACACGGTGGGCTTCATCCGGGACCTGCCCAAGGACCTGGTGGCCGCCTTCCGCGCCACGCTGGAGGAGCTGTACGACGCCAGCCTGCTCTTGCACGTGGTGGACGCGGCGGACCCGGCGCGCGACGAGCAGGTGGAGGCGGTGGAGAAGATCCTCGCGTCGCTGGGGCTGATGGAGAAGCCCCGGTTGATGGTGTGGAACAAGGCGGACCTGCTGCCGGCGGAGGAGGTCGAGTCGCTGCTGCGCTCGCGCGGAGGCGTGGCCATCAGCGCCCAGACGCGCGAGGGGCTCGCCTCGCTCCTGGCCAAGGCGGACACCACGTTGTTCGCGGAAGGGGCCTCGGAGGCGATGGGCGTCGTCTGA
- the proB gene encoding glutamate 5-kinase, with translation MTHSGRNALRAARRVVVKIGTNALTHATGRFNREHFEALGQDLLWAARGRELVVVSSGAIALGVERLGLPGRPRDIPGKQACAAVGQSRLMQAYEDVFGGQGHTVAQVLLTHEDVQDRRRYLNVKHALERLLAAGVVPVINENDTVSVDELKFGDNDTLAGLVAGVVEADALVLLSDVDGLHTADPRKDPGARLLETVDQVTPELQALAGGSSSAVGTGGMATKVRAAARAAELGIPGVITSGAVPGRLRAVLEGQGVGTLFEPTGGRRGARAAWISHALRPLGVLTVDAGAREAIVTGKRSLLPSGVRGVEGDFGRGDPVDLADEAGAVFARGLVTYDAQELRRIAGHHTSEIERVLGYRYLDEVVHRDDLAVL, from the coding sequence GTGACCCACTCGGGACGTAACGCCCTGCGCGCGGCGCGGCGCGTGGTGGTGAAGATCGGCACCAACGCGTTGACGCACGCCACGGGCCGCTTCAATCGCGAGCACTTCGAGGCGCTTGGCCAGGACCTCCTCTGGGCGGCCCGGGGCCGCGAGCTGGTGGTCGTGTCCAGCGGCGCCATCGCCCTGGGCGTGGAGCGGCTGGGGCTGCCCGGCCGCCCTCGGGACATCCCGGGCAAGCAGGCGTGCGCCGCGGTGGGACAGAGCCGCCTCATGCAGGCGTACGAGGACGTGTTCGGAGGGCAGGGGCACACGGTGGCCCAGGTGCTCCTCACCCACGAGGACGTGCAGGACCGGCGGCGCTACCTCAACGTGAAGCACGCGCTGGAGCGGCTGCTCGCCGCGGGCGTGGTGCCCGTCATCAACGAGAACGACACGGTCTCCGTGGACGAGCTGAAGTTCGGCGACAACGACACGCTCGCGGGGCTGGTGGCGGGCGTGGTGGAGGCGGACGCGCTCGTGCTCCTGTCCGACGTGGACGGTCTCCACACGGCCGACCCGCGCAAGGACCCGGGCGCGCGGCTGCTGGAGACGGTGGATCAGGTGACCCCCGAGCTCCAGGCGCTGGCGGGCGGTTCCTCCAGCGCCGTGGGCACCGGCGGCATGGCCACCAAGGTCCGCGCCGCCGCGCGCGCCGCGGAGCTGGGCATCCCAGGCGTCATCACCTCCGGCGCCGTGCCCGGGCGCCTGCGCGCCGTGCTGGAGGGCCAGGGCGTGGGCACGCTCTTCGAGCCCACCGGAGGCCGTCGCGGCGCGAGGGCCGCGTGGATCTCCCACGCGCTGCGGCCGCTGGGCGTGCTCACCGTGGACGCGGGCGCGCGCGAGGCCATCGTCACGGGCAAGCGCAGCCTGCTGCCCAGCGGCGTGCGCGGCGTGGAGGGGGACTTCGGCCGGGGCGACCCGGTGGACCTCGCGGACGAGGCGGGCGCGGTGTTCGCGCGAGGGCTGGTGACCTACGACGCGCAGGAGCTGCGGCGCATCGCCGGACATCACACGTCCGAAATCGAGCGCGTGCTGGGCTACCGCTACCTGGACGAGGTCGTGCACCGCGACGACCTGGCGGTGCTGTAG
- a CDS encoding helix-turn-helix transcriptional regulator has translation MDRTERILDLVALLLDAREPISWAELREHFPADYGGSDDAAERKFERDKAELVELGFPLTYVQGDDERRDGYIVDRDAYYLPEADLTKEELAVLYAAGSAALASGAFPGRDDLAHALRKIGFFAGESLPTPRVRMELGSVQAGQEKEVSARLEQLWDACAGRKWVELTYASPKHPGTTQRRVDPYGLALRRGVWTLVGHCHLRGGLRTFHVHRVRELKVNTARPRTPDFQVPEDFSLDNHVAYFPWQHRFHAPVEVTLRLSGALSSRAAGLFPGAALEPLEAGVTRARLPVSFLDGLARFCLSLGPDCLVEGPESAQARLREMGARVVNRHADAQEDKVSA, from the coding sequence ATGGACCGCACCGAACGCATCCTCGACCTCGTGGCCCTCCTGCTCGACGCGCGCGAGCCCATCTCCTGGGCCGAGCTGCGCGAGCACTTCCCCGCCGACTACGGTGGCTCCGACGACGCCGCCGAGCGCAAGTTCGAGCGCGACAAGGCGGAGCTGGTGGAGCTGGGCTTCCCCCTGACGTACGTCCAGGGCGACGACGAACGCCGCGACGGCTACATCGTCGACCGCGACGCCTACTACCTGCCGGAGGCGGACCTCACGAAGGAGGAGCTGGCCGTGCTGTACGCCGCCGGCTCCGCCGCGCTCGCCTCCGGGGCGTTCCCCGGCCGTGACGACCTGGCGCACGCGCTGCGGAAGATCGGCTTCTTCGCCGGCGAGTCGCTGCCCACGCCGCGCGTGCGGATGGAGCTGGGCTCCGTGCAGGCCGGACAGGAGAAGGAGGTCTCCGCGCGCCTGGAGCAGCTGTGGGACGCCTGCGCGGGGCGCAAGTGGGTGGAGCTGACGTACGCCAGCCCCAAGCACCCGGGCACGACCCAGCGGCGCGTGGACCCGTACGGCCTGGCGCTGCGACGCGGCGTGTGGACGCTGGTGGGCCACTGCCACCTGCGCGGCGGGCTGCGGACGTTCCACGTCCACCGCGTCCGGGAGCTGAAGGTGAACACCGCGCGGCCCCGCACGCCGGACTTCCAGGTGCCGGAGGACTTCTCGTTGGACAACCACGTGGCGTACTTCCCGTGGCAGCACCGCTTCCACGCGCCGGTGGAGGTGACGCTGCGGCTGTCGGGGGCGCTGTCCTCGCGCGCGGCGGGGCTGTTCCCGGGCGCCGCGCTGGAGCCGCTGGAGGCGGGCGTCACGCGGGCCCGGTTGCCGGTGTCGTTCCTGGACGGGCTGGCGCGCTTCTGCCTCTCGCTGGGGCCGGACTGCCTCGTGGAGGGCCCGGAGAGCGCGCAAGCGCGGCTGCGGGAGATGGGCGCGCGGGTCGTCAACCGGCACGCGGACGCGCAGGAAGACAAGGTGAGCGCATGA
- a CDS encoding WYL domain-containing protein yields MSNVHERLRRLLFLVPYVSKHPGVTVEALARALNVSREDLLEELDLLTCVGRPPFNPDDYIDIYVDNDRVYVDLDQRLFAPPRLTAGEAAALAAAAELLRPAAGDALQGALQKLEKVLPPQVRERYREMYRKIDASAEAPQALGPLTRAILERREVTFGYASPGRAPEPRRVRPYELLSHRGQWYLQGFCHTRQDARLFRLDRMEDLAVTDTPFQPPPDARADVPNPARSRSDVAVRVRFSPVAAPYVKERFGQDARPLSDGGVEVLVAGDSERWLTQWVLSFGGEAEVVEPGSARAAVARAARASIGL; encoded by the coding sequence ATGAGCAACGTCCACGAGCGGCTCCGCCGCCTGCTGTTCCTCGTCCCGTACGTGTCCAAGCACCCCGGCGTCACGGTGGAGGCGCTCGCGCGCGCCCTCAACGTCAGCCGGGAGGACCTGCTGGAGGAGCTGGACCTGCTCACCTGCGTGGGCCGGCCCCCCTTCAACCCCGACGACTACATCGACATCTACGTGGACAACGACCGCGTCTACGTGGACCTGGATCAACGCCTGTTCGCGCCGCCCCGGCTGACCGCGGGAGAGGCCGCCGCGCTGGCCGCCGCCGCGGAGCTGCTCCGCCCGGCCGCCGGCGACGCGCTCCAGGGGGCGCTCCAGAAGCTGGAGAAGGTGCTGCCCCCCCAGGTGCGGGAGCGCTACCGGGAGATGTACCGGAAGATCGACGCCTCCGCCGAGGCGCCCCAGGCCCTGGGGCCACTCACCCGCGCGATTCTCGAGAGGCGGGAGGTGACCTTCGGCTACGCCAGCCCCGGCCGGGCCCCGGAGCCCCGCCGGGTGCGTCCATATGAGCTGCTCAGCCACCGGGGACAGTGGTATCTCCAGGGTTTCTGTCATACCCGGCAGGACGCGCGGCTGTTCCGCCTGGACCGCATGGAGGATCTCGCCGTCACCGACACGCCGTTCCAGCCCCCGCCCGATGCCCGGGCGGATGTCCCCAACCCCGCGCGCAGCCGCTCCGACGTGGCCGTCCGCGTCCGCTTCTCCCCCGTGGCCGCTCCCTATGTGAAGGAACGCTTCGGCCAGGATGCCCGCCCGCTGTCCGACGGGGGCGTGGAGGTCCTCGTCGCCGGCGACAGCGAGCGCTGGCTGACGCAGTGGGTGCTCTCCTTCGGGGGCGAGGCGGAGGTGGTGGAACCCGGCTCCGCGCGAGCCGCCGTTGCCCGCGCGGCCCGTGCCTCGATAGGATTGTAG
- a CDS encoding FHA domain-containing protein, whose amino-acid sequence MPFQLTISEGKDAGKEFVFDQDSVLIGRTSECDVVLYDPGVSRRHCRLFLDGDNYSVEDQGSANGTLLNGSAVQTQTLEDGDKLTLGPVTFVFTLMTSEPATGENEIPPDEGAGSTRIVSVDALKRQRNKGVALAPDGADESALEQMRQGATRNNLRALRPAGGSSGSRQAVPAPEEPAAMERASSAPPARRPPAGASAPVRARPASGGAGSALSAAERARIRRESPGMVASAKLFWADASNAVRSGIIGGGVAVVLGLFGLLYWLVLNDPDANRPVGEEPSVLSQQPIRDSFGLGPDVTWTRADMKIFEWEYTAATRAVVILHYQAQNISKDEVVVSVNGVDVGKVPPDTLASQDRSLELMIPSQQLKKGVPNRIVFDNAKNPPGEDTWKIWNVWVERALLPDLLPEELLRQASESYKRGRKNNDTPDIGARNRYEAWKSFREAWLMLEAHPEPKPDLYYESQERMKAAQQELDRTCAKLLLEVEGYYNQGNYKGASATLDHVKQYFPEYDQPCATRAENKRAEYGL is encoded by the coding sequence ATGCCTTTCCAGCTGACGATCTCCGAGGGAAAAGACGCCGGCAAGGAGTTCGTCTTCGACCAGGACTCCGTGCTCATCGGTCGTACGTCCGAATGCGACGTCGTGCTGTACGACCCCGGTGTGTCGCGACGTCACTGCCGCCTGTTCCTGGACGGTGACAACTACAGCGTCGAGGACCAGGGGAGCGCCAACGGCACCCTGCTCAACGGCTCCGCGGTCCAGACGCAGACCCTGGAGGACGGCGACAAGCTGACCCTCGGGCCGGTGACGTTCGTCTTCACGCTGATGACCAGCGAGCCCGCCACGGGCGAGAACGAGATTCCACCCGACGAGGGCGCGGGCAGCACGCGCATCGTCTCCGTCGACGCCCTCAAGCGGCAGCGCAACAAGGGCGTGGCCCTGGCCCCGGACGGCGCCGACGAGAGCGCCCTGGAGCAGATGCGGCAGGGCGCCACCCGCAACAACCTCCGCGCGCTGCGTCCGGCCGGGGGCTCCAGCGGCTCGCGTCAGGCCGTGCCCGCCCCCGAGGAGCCGGCGGCCATGGAGCGCGCGTCCTCGGCCCCGCCGGCCCGGCGCCCTCCCGCGGGCGCGAGCGCCCCGGTCCGCGCGCGCCCCGCGTCCGGTGGCGCCGGCAGCGCCCTGTCCGCCGCCGAGCGCGCCCGCATCCGGCGTGAATCCCCCGGCATGGTGGCGAGCGCCAAGCTGTTCTGGGCGGACGCCAGCAACGCGGTGCGCAGCGGCATCATCGGCGGTGGCGTGGCCGTGGTGCTGGGCCTGTTCGGCCTGCTGTACTGGCTGGTGCTCAACGACCCGGACGCCAACCGCCCGGTGGGCGAGGAGCCCTCCGTCCTCAGCCAGCAGCCCATCCGCGACTCGTTCGGCCTGGGGCCGGACGTGACGTGGACCCGGGCGGACATGAAGATCTTCGAGTGGGAGTACACCGCCGCCACGCGCGCGGTGGTCATCCTCCACTACCAGGCCCAGAACATCTCCAAGGACGAGGTGGTGGTGAGCGTCAACGGCGTGGACGTGGGCAAGGTGCCCCCGGACACGCTGGCCAGCCAGGACCGCTCGCTGGAGCTGATGATTCCGTCGCAGCAGCTCAAGAAGGGCGTGCCCAACCGCATCGTCTTCGACAACGCCAAGAACCCGCCCGGCGAGGACACGTGGAAGATCTGGAACGTGTGGGTGGAGCGGGCCCTGTTGCCGGACCTGCTGCCGGAGGAGCTGCTGCGCCAGGCCAGCGAGTCCTACAAGCGCGGCCGCAAGAACAACGACACGCCGGACATCGGCGCCCGCAACCGCTACGAGGCGTGGAAGTCCTTCCGCGAGGCGTGGCTGATGCTGGAGGCCCACCCGGAGCCCAAGCCGGACCTCTACTACGAGTCCCAGGAGCGCATGAAGGCCGCGCAGCAGGAGCTGGACCGCACCTGCGCCAAGCTGCTGCTGGAGGTCGAGGGCTACTACAACCAGGGCAACTACAAGGGCGCCTCCGCCACCCTGGACCACGTGAAGCAGTACTTCCCGGAGTACGACCAGCCCTGCGCCACGCGCGCGGAGAACAAGCGCGCCGAGTACGGGCTGTAG